Proteins encoded in a region of the Scyliorhinus canicula chromosome 2, sScyCan1.1, whole genome shotgun sequence genome:
- the LOC119962393 gene encoding EEF1A lysine methyltransferase 3-like, with product MSLIENKDRTLEEQKHDFCGHSLNITMFKGASLGVSAYVWGPGLVLCQYFQDEKFDFTGKKVLELGSGTGIVGILAVLLGGDVTMTDRHRILSQIEYNVDANIPAESRTRSKISALAWGADQDKYPTDFDFILGSDLVYSPSQFPDLLQTLLYFCSEKTTIYLCSNLNARMGAYDFHNEVLPKQFDSELLHQIGGDCIYKLTKKTSHETIDGV from the exons ATGAGCTTAATCGAGAACAAAGATCGGACGCTGGAAGAGCAGAAGCATGACTTTTGTGGTCACTCTTTAAATATCACGATGTTTAAAGGAGCTTCTTTAGGTGTATCTGCGTACGTTTGGGGTCCT GGGCTTGTACTTTGTCAGTACTTTCAGGATGAGAAGTTTGAttttactgggaagaaggtgcTTGAACTAGGATCTGGAACCGGAATTGTAGGGATTTTGGCAGTGCTTCTGG GCGGAGATGTCACCATGACGGACAGACACAGAATTTTAAGTCAAATAGAATACAACGTCGATGCTAACATCCCAGCCGAGTCCAGGACCCGTTCGAAAATCAGTGCCCTTGCCTGGGGTGCTGACCAGGACAAATATCCAACCGACTTTGATTTCATTCTGGGCTCGGATCTTGTTTACAGCCCATCGCAGTTTCCAGACCTTTTACAAACACTGTTGTATTTCTGCAGCGAAAAAACGACCATCTACTTGTGTTCGAACCTGAACGCCAGAATGGGGGCCTATGATTTCCACAATGAGGTCTTACCAAAGCAGTTCGATAGCGAGTTGCTTCATCAAATCGGAGGGGATTGCATTTACAAATTGACCAAAAAAACATCCCACGAGACGATCGATGGTGTCTGa